A genomic region of Candidatus Omnitrophota bacterium contains the following coding sequences:
- a CDS encoding radical SAM protein: MEGHVFGPVPSRRLGRSLGVDLVPFKTCSYDCIYCQLGRTSCKTLERKEWISIEDVLAELRCKLATKPDYITLSGSGEPTLFSRLGELIGRIKVMTDVPVAVLTNGSLLWREEVRSQLLEADLVIPSLDAGDPAMFRFVNRPHEDLDFENVMDGLVRFGREFQGEYWLEVFLLGGYTSIKSEVLKLARCARCINPDRIQLNTVTRPPAEDYAFNVPRERMNELAVMFDPVAEVIADFRGVHQQPEFAAGREDVLTLLKRRPCSIEDLSSGLGFHRNEAIKYVEELKSKNLVEEKWVSGRLYYVAGNDL; this comes from the coding sequence ATGGAGGGACATGTTTTCGGACCGGTACCCTCGCGCCGTCTCGGCCGTTCACTCGGTGTCGACTTAGTGCCCTTCAAGACTTGCAGCTATGACTGCATCTACTGCCAGCTCGGCCGGACATCCTGCAAGACCCTTGAACGGAAAGAGTGGATTTCGATAGAGGATGTTCTTGCAGAACTGAGGTGCAAGCTGGCGACCAAACCGGACTATATCACTTTGAGTGGTTCTGGCGAGCCGACGCTCTTTTCGCGCCTCGGGGAGCTGATCGGACGTATCAAGGTGATGACGGATGTTCCTGTGGCGGTTCTGACAAATGGGTCCTTGCTGTGGCGTGAAGAAGTTCGTAGCCAGCTGTTGGAAGCCGATTTAGTCATCCCGTCACTGGATGCGGGGGATCCGGCAATGTTTCGGTTTGTTAACAGGCCGCACGAGGACCTTGATTTTGAAAATGTGATGGACGGATTGGTTCGCTTTGGCCGGGAATTCCAAGGGGAGTATTGGCTGGAGGTCTTTTTGCTGGGTGGGTACACATCAATCAAGTCCGAGGTTCTCAAGCTCGCCCGTTGCGCGCGGTGTATTAACCCGGATCGCATCCAGCTGAATACCGTTACACGGCCGCCGGCCGAGGACTATGCCTTTAACGTGCCGCGGGAACGCATGAATGAGTTGGCTGTAATGTTTGATCCGGTTGCGGAAGTTATTGCCGATTTCCGGGGCGTCCACCAACAGCCGGAATTCGCGGCCGGACGGGAGGACGTCCTGACCCTGCTGAAAAGACGGCCCTGTTCTATTGAGGATTTAAGCTCAGGTCTTGGCTTTCACCGCAATGAGGCCATCAAGTATGTGGAAGAACTTAAATCAAAGAATCTCGTCGAGGAGAAGTGGGTTTCAGGCAGATTGTATTATGTGGCTGGGAATGATCTCTAA